In the Egibacteraceae bacterium genome, CGTGGAGGTGCAGACGCTGCCGTGACCGCCATGGATGCCGCCGAGCGCACCGCCGGCACGGTCCGCCTCCGGATCGTCATGCCCCACCAGCTGCGCGCGCTCGCGCGCGTGACCGGCGAGGTCGCCGTCGAGGCCGCTGCGCCCGTCACCGTGCGCACGGCACTGGACGCCCTGGAGGCCGCCCACCCGGCGCTGGTGGGCACGATCCGCAAGCGCGACACCGGCCAACGCCGGGCGATGATCCGCATCTACGCGGCCGGCGAGGACCTCTCCAACGCCCCGGTCGACACGCTCCTGCCCGCGATCGTGACCAGCGGGCACGAACCCCTCCAGCTCGTCGGCGCAATCGCCGGCGGTTGACGGCCGTGGGGCGCACCGTGCTGGCCCTGGCGGTGCTGGAGGGCCGCGACGGCCGCTGACGCCGTCCGCGGGATTCTCGCGGTCCCCGGCCCGCTGGCGGGGCGGTCAGGCTGCCCGGCCCGCAGGATTCCCGCGCCCGCGCGGGAATCCGGACCGGCCGGGGCTGGCCTGGCGGCAGTAGCGGCAGCGTCCGCAGGCGCTGATGCACGAGACGAGCACCCGGTCCCCGGGGGCCACCGGCGCTGCCCGGGTCCGTGGAAGACCATTGCTCGCATGTCGACCCCGCCCTGTCTGCTCCTGGTGGCCGGTCGCCATACCAGGCGGTGCAGCCCCACGCATGGGGCGCGGACGCCAGTTGACCATGGCCGGACTACCTGCTGTTCGCACCTACTTGGGGCCGCATTCTCCCTGTAGCCTCGCCAGCGGTCGGGGGTCTTCTGGCGGAGGGCGTGGGCATGCATGTGGGGACGGGCAGCAATCCTGGTCGTGGACGCGGGTGGCGGGTCGGCATGGTGGCGGGGGTGCTGCTGGCTCTCGCGCTGGCCGGATGCGCCGAGGGGGGCTCGCCGCAGGTCGGCACGTCGGAGCTGGTCACCGAGGAGGAGCCGCTGGTGCGCATGCACGAGGGGCCCAGCGTGCTGCTCGACGCGGACGACCCCGACACCGCCTACCTCGCCGACGTCGACCTGGCGAACGGGACGTGCGAGTTCGCGGTGTCGACCGACGGCGGGGACACCTGGGAGGAGCGGCCGGCGCCGGAGCTCGAGCCCTTCACCGACTGCGGGTACGGGGCCGCCAACCCCAAGAACATCCGCACGCAGCTCGACCAGGGTCCGGACGGGACCCTCTTCTCCGTCTTCCACGCGCAGGACCCGGACGCCGGAGGGTCGCGCAGCGTGCTGCTCGGGCGCTCGTCTGACCAGGGGCAGAGCTGGGACACGAGCCTGGTGTACTCGCCGGGGGACGCGCGTGAGGGTGAGGACATCGAGGTCAACTTCGTCCCGCACGTCGCCGTCGACCCCGACGACCCGGAGCGGGTGGTCGTGGTGTGGCGTCGTTCCTTCCAGGCCGCGGGTGAGGAGGACGCCCCGCCGAGCCGGCCCTTCCTCGCCTGGTCAGACGACGGCGGCGAGACGTTCGGCGAGCCGTTCATGATGCTGGACGAGGACCTCGGGTTCGAGGCACCGAAGCTGCGCATCGTCGACGGCCGCCTGTTCGCCTTCTACCGGCTGCGCCCGGAGGGCGACGGGGTGGACAACGAGGTGGTCGCGGCGGTCTCCGACGACGACGGCGAGACGTGGGAGCCGACGACGATCGCGAGCGCGGGTGACGTCAGCGAACCGGTGGTCGCCCACGACCCGCAGGCGGGCGTCTTCCACCTGGTGTGGCACGACAACAGCAACGAGGAGCTCGACGCGTTCTACGCCAGCTCGAGCGACGGGCTGACCTGGAGCGAGCCGGTCCGTCTCAACGACGACGCGGAGGGCAACCGCATCGGCCAGTTCTACCCGGTGGTGGCGGTGGCCCCCGACGGGCGGGTGGACGCGGCCTGGTACGACTACCGCGACGACCCCTATCCCGCCCCGACACCACC is a window encoding:
- a CDS encoding sialidase family protein, with the protein product MHVGTGSNPGRGRGWRVGMVAGVLLALALAGCAEGGSPQVGTSELVTEEEPLVRMHEGPSVLLDADDPDTAYLADVDLANGTCEFAVSTDGGDTWEERPAPELEPFTDCGYGAANPKNIRTQLDQGPDGTLFSVFHAQDPDAGGSRSVLLGRSSDQGQSWDTSLVYSPGDAREGEDIEVNFVPHVAVDPDDPERVVVVWRRSFQAAGEEDAPPSRPFLAWSDDGGETFGEPFMMLDEDLGFEAPKLRIVDGRLFAFYRLRPEGDGVDNEVVAAVSDDDGETWEPTTIASAGDVSEPVVAHDPQAGVFHLVWHDNSNEELDAFYASSSDGLTWSEPVRLNDDAEGNRIGQFYPVVAVAPDGRVDAAWYDYRDDPYPAPTPPEDGELNLFNNMGQHQSVYATSSMDGGQTWLPNLQVSDVRIDRTFGPWDLNFFTQVPPAIASGPDGALVAWSDTRLGDATTGTQDIAAARLTFDGGSNRVPLAMLTGLSGVLLGAGLATVIGAVALRRRTGGSAPGGSRSTTD